In Kitasatospora sp. NBC_00240, the following are encoded in one genomic region:
- a CDS encoding response regulator transcription factor codes for MTTLLDQPLYHQATAADRGTATVSVLLADGHHLFRSGLGALLDREADLAVVAESPTAEEAAAEAARTRPAVAVLDPDMPGPGGPATAAMIRERAPGTAVLLLTAQSRTADLQRAVADGVAGVLLKDVPPAALIAAVRELARGGRVYDPRLVVDVVRTGGVPLTPRELTVLGHVADGATINEVAAALSLSPGTVRNYVSAAIAKTRSRNRCDAIRIARERGWL; via the coding sequence ATGACCACCCTCCTGGACCAACCCCTGTACCACCAGGCCACGGCCGCGGACCGCGGGACCGCCACGGTGAGCGTGCTGCTCGCCGACGGACACCACCTGTTCCGCTCCGGGCTCGGCGCCCTGCTCGACCGGGAGGCCGACCTCGCCGTGGTCGCCGAGTCCCCGACCGCCGAGGAGGCCGCCGCCGAGGCCGCCAGGACCAGGCCGGCGGTCGCCGTCCTCGACCCGGACATGCCCGGGCCCGGCGGTCCGGCCACCGCCGCGATGATCCGCGAGCGGGCCCCGGGCACCGCGGTCCTCCTGCTCACCGCCCAGTCGCGGACCGCCGACCTGCAGCGGGCGGTCGCCGACGGGGTAGCCGGGGTCCTGCTCAAGGACGTGCCGCCGGCCGCACTGATCGCCGCGGTCCGCGAACTGGCCCGGGGCGGCAGGGTGTACGACCCCCGGCTGGTGGTGGACGTGGTCCGGACGGGCGGCGTGCCGCTCACTCCGCGCGAGCTCACGGTGCTCGGCCACGTGGCCGACGGCGCCACCATCAACGAGGTCGCGGCGGCGCTGTCGCTCTCCCCCGGGACGGTCCGCAACTACGTCTCGGCCGCGATCGCCAAGACCCGCAGCCGCAACCGCTGCGACGCGATCCGGATCGCCCGCGAACGCGGCTGGCTCTGA
- a CDS encoding SagB family peptide dehydrogenase: protein MTVTEQLPPDLATEGGAPRTLLRLRPEVVVTAQGDDLELSHPWGRQRVHALGSETVQRLAALTHSQIDVDELAASGRLFHLLQRFPYLVTTTLADPFGEPLASAVPIARSAGLPGVVRPPASVVLSRFAYLRRLPEEHAGACVLESPTAPFRLTLHQPAAGAFVAAVTASRSVAEAALLAGLGPAAGQALAGLLAGAGFLDDGATGEPPLWDFHDLLFHARSRPGRHDYPSGGVFAHPEVEQLPAIPGTGAREDGTGIDLPVPDWDAVLARDPALSEVLEGRRSVRSYAETPVTLDQLGELLYRVARVRRIIPGDPSDPHGYDIVDRPYPAGGATGELEVYLSVVRCDGLVPGVYRYDAAAHRLRPRPFAGPADEAAFRELMTAAWRATGCTVDPQVLLTVTSRFGRLSWKYSQIAYALTLKHVGVVYQTLYLVATAMGLAPCGLGSGDTDAAARALGLDWTAESSVGEFLIGSRPADVPRTAHRFTDMVAQAREG from the coding sequence ATGACCGTGACCGAACAGCTGCCTCCCGACCTCGCCACCGAGGGCGGGGCCCCGCGCACGCTGCTGCGGCTGCGCCCCGAGGTGGTCGTCACCGCGCAGGGTGACGACCTGGAGCTCAGCCACCCCTGGGGCCGCCAGCGGGTGCACGCGCTCGGCTCCGAGACCGTCCAGCGGCTTGCCGCGCTCACCCACAGCCAGATCGACGTCGACGAACTCGCGGCCAGCGGGCGGTTGTTCCACCTGCTGCAGCGATTTCCCTACCTGGTGACCACCACCCTTGCCGACCCGTTCGGCGAGCCGCTGGCGAGCGCGGTGCCGATCGCCCGCTCGGCCGGCCTGCCCGGGGTGGTCCGTCCGCCCGCCAGCGTGGTGCTCTCCCGTTTCGCCTATCTGCGCCGGTTGCCGGAGGAGCACGCCGGGGCCTGCGTGCTGGAGTCCCCGACGGCGCCGTTCCGGCTGACCCTGCACCAGCCGGCGGCGGGCGCGTTCGTCGCCGCGGTGACCGCCTCCCGTTCGGTGGCCGAGGCCGCGCTGCTGGCCGGGCTCGGGCCGGCGGCCGGGCAGGCGCTGGCCGGGCTGCTGGCCGGGGCCGGGTTCCTGGACGACGGCGCCACCGGCGAGCCGCCGCTCTGGGACTTCCACGACCTGCTGTTCCACGCCCGCAGCCGCCCCGGCCGGCACGACTACCCGAGCGGCGGCGTCTTCGCCCACCCGGAGGTCGAGCAGCTGCCCGCGATCCCCGGCACCGGCGCCCGCGAGGACGGCACCGGCATCGACCTGCCCGTCCCCGACTGGGACGCGGTGCTGGCCCGCGACCCGGCGCTCAGCGAGGTGCTGGAGGGCCGCCGTTCGGTCCGCTCGTACGCCGAGACCCCGGTCACCCTGGACCAGCTGGGCGAGCTGCTGTACCGGGTGGCCCGGGTCCGCCGGATCATCCCGGGGGACCCGTCCGACCCGCACGGCTACGACATCGTGGACCGTCCCTACCCGGCCGGCGGGGCGACCGGCGAACTGGAGGTCTACCTGTCGGTGGTGCGCTGCGACGGCCTGGTGCCGGGCGTCTACCGCTACGACGCGGCGGCCCACCGGCTGCGGCCGCGCCCGTTCGCCGGCCCGGCCGACGAGGCGGCGTTCCGCGAGCTGATGACGGCGGCCTGGCGGGCGACCGGCTGCACGGTGGACCCGCAGGTCCTGCTGACCGTCACCTCCCGGTTCGGCCGGCTGTCCTGGAAGTACAGCCAGATCGCGTACGCGCTGACGCTCAAGCACGTCGGCGTGGTCTACCAGACGCTGTACCTGGTGGCGACCGCGATGGGGCTGGCGCCGTGCGGGCTCGGCTCGGGCGACACCGACGCGGCGGCGCGCGCGCTCGGCCTGGACTGGACGGCGGAGTCCTCGGTCGGCGAGTTCCTGATCGGCAGCCGTCCGGCCGACGTGCCGCGCACGGCGCACCGGTTCACCGACATGGTGGCCCAGGCGCGGGAGGGGTAG
- a CDS encoding TOMM precursor leader peptide-binding protein, with protein MSDKPTIGFKRHYTPYVVDGEAVYLVSERGVSVVDGKLAEALAPLLDGTRTAEQIGEALHGTVPADKVATAVERLLAGGYLAPSGQVEDRAGAAYFEMAGLDGDAATGALRTARARVEVYGDLDPRPFLAALAAAGVSADPDAEFTVALTEDYLHPGLAERDRQARESGRPWLLARPVGSILWVGPVFVPGPAGDDAATGCWHCLSHRLSANRQSLSYLQHRLGQDEPISTAGAHLAPTLGAGVQLAALEAAKWLAGVRPAEPVVLTLDTVLLETERHRLVRRPQCAACGDEGIMAERQLAPVRFESRPKVFTADGGHRSASPEDMLERYRPQLSPVTGVVTSLVPAARTPTGLRVYVSGQNLSRQSGDLRQLRTGLRSVSCGKGRTDVQARASALGEAMERYSGVFQGDEARRRATFAELGDAAIHPADSLLYSERQFAERGRWNAKPSMFNTVPERFRESAPIDWSPAWSLTQQRTRWLPTMSLYYGYRHRDGFFAAGDSNGCAAGTSFEDATLQGFLELVERDAVALWWYNRVQRPAIDLDAFGDPYIDQLREVYRGLRREIWALDLTTDFGIPVVGAFSRRTDKPAEDVLIAFGAHLDPHIALTRALTEMNQFLGPVAGDAEGRVTYAGADPEQKRWWTTATVANQPYLLPDPAARAAGPARWAKLAGDDLAEDVALAQRLVEERGMEFLVLDQTRPDIGLPVAKVIVPGMRHFWARFAPGRLYDVPLALGWLDAPTPEVELNPVPIFI; from the coding sequence ATGTCCGACAAACCCACGATCGGCTTCAAGCGTCACTACACCCCGTACGTCGTCGACGGCGAGGCCGTCTACCTGGTCTCCGAGCGCGGTGTCTCGGTGGTCGACGGCAAGCTCGCCGAGGCCCTCGCCCCGCTGCTGGACGGCACCCGCACGGCCGAGCAGATCGGCGAGGCCCTGCACGGCACCGTCCCCGCCGACAAGGTGGCCACCGCCGTCGAGCGGCTGCTGGCCGGCGGCTACCTGGCACCCTCCGGCCAGGTCGAGGACCGGGCCGGCGCCGCGTACTTCGAGATGGCCGGCCTGGACGGCGACGCCGCCACCGGCGCGCTGCGCACCGCCCGCGCCCGGGTCGAGGTCTACGGCGACCTGGACCCGCGGCCCTTCCTCGCCGCGCTCGCCGCCGCCGGCGTGTCCGCCGACCCGGACGCCGAGTTCACCGTCGCCCTCACCGAGGACTACCTGCACCCCGGTCTCGCCGAACGCGACCGGCAGGCCCGGGAGAGCGGCCGTCCGTGGCTGCTGGCCCGCCCGGTCGGCTCGATCCTCTGGGTCGGCCCGGTCTTCGTCCCCGGCCCGGCCGGCGACGATGCCGCCACCGGCTGCTGGCACTGCCTCTCGCACCGCCTCTCCGCCAACCGGCAGTCCCTCAGCTACCTGCAGCACCGGCTCGGCCAGGACGAGCCGATCTCCACCGCCGGCGCCCACCTGGCACCCACTCTCGGCGCCGGGGTCCAGCTCGCCGCCCTGGAGGCCGCCAAGTGGCTGGCCGGGGTCCGGCCGGCGGAGCCGGTCGTGCTCACCCTGGACACCGTCCTGCTGGAGACCGAACGCCACCGCCTGGTGCGCCGCCCGCAGTGCGCGGCCTGCGGCGACGAGGGGATCATGGCGGAGCGCCAGCTGGCCCCGGTGCGGTTCGAGAGCCGCCCCAAGGTGTTCACCGCGGACGGCGGCCACCGCTCCGCCTCGCCGGAGGACATGCTGGAGCGCTACCGCCCCCAGCTCTCCCCGGTGACCGGCGTGGTGACCTCGCTGGTGCCCGCCGCCCGTACCCCCACCGGCCTGCGGGTGTACGTCTCCGGGCAGAACCTGTCCCGGCAGAGCGGCGACCTGCGCCAGCTGCGCACCGGCCTGCGCTCGGTCAGCTGCGGCAAGGGCCGCACCGACGTCCAGGCCCGGGCCAGCGCGCTCGGCGAGGCGATGGAGCGCTACTCCGGGGTCTTCCAGGGCGACGAGGCCCGGCGCCGGGCCACCTTCGCCGAGCTGGGCGACGCCGCGATCCACCCCGCCGACAGCCTGCTGTACAGCGAGCGCCAGTTCGCCGAGCGCGGCCGCTGGAACGCGAAGCCGTCGATGTTCAACACCGTCCCCGAGCGGTTCCGCGAGAGCGCCCCGATCGACTGGTCGCCGGCCTGGTCGCTCACCCAGCAGCGCACCCGCTGGCTGCCCACCATGTCGCTCTACTACGGCTACCGGCACCGCGACGGCTTCTTCGCGGCCGGCGACTCCAACGGCTGCGCCGCCGGCACCTCCTTCGAGGACGCCACCCTGCAGGGCTTCCTGGAGCTGGTCGAGCGGGACGCCGTCGCCCTGTGGTGGTACAACCGGGTCCAGCGGCCCGCGATCGACCTGGACGCCTTCGGCGACCCGTACATCGACCAGCTCCGCGAGGTCTACCGGGGGCTGCGCCGGGAGATCTGGGCGCTCGACCTCACCACCGACTTCGGCATCCCGGTGGTCGGCGCGTTCTCCCGCCGGACCGACAAGCCCGCCGAGGACGTGCTGATCGCCTTCGGCGCGCACCTCGACCCGCACATCGCCCTCACCCGGGCGCTCACCGAGATGAACCAGTTCCTCGGCCCGGTCGCGGGCGACGCCGAGGGCCGGGTCACCTACGCGGGCGCCGACCCGGAGCAGAAGCGGTGGTGGACCACCGCGACCGTGGCCAACCAGCCCTACCTGCTGCCCGACCCGGCCGCCCGGGCGGCCGGCCCGGCCCGCTGGGCGAAGCTGGCCGGCGACGACCTCGCCGAGGACGTGGCCCTCGCCCAGCGCCTGGTGGAGGAGCGGGGGATGGAGTTCCTGGTGCTCGACCAGACCCGCCCCGACATCGGCCTGCCGGTGGCGAAGGTGATCGTCCCCGGGATGCGGCACTTCTGGGCCCGCTTCGCGCCCGGCCGGCTGTACGACGTGCCGCTGGCCCTCGGCTGGCTCGACGCGCCGACGCCGGAGGTGGAGCTCAACCCCGTCCCGATCTTCATCTGA
- a CDS encoding DUF4135 domain-containing protein, with translation MPLDLQTWLRPVDGATAPADGHPDTDDPAPSAEQLLPGPARGDERLRALVAAAAPFDERAAARPDGTAFFAPDPDEDRRARGAAVDTWLRRAGGQHGGAAVLLEHFAETGRPLGDGLRGVVLADPAKLPGWALVLAAFLRTLPVAAGPGTAGPGALTAAFAAAADALLPHGSGGILGVPVTDRARADLAGTLVARLTEACNLSFCHELQAATGRPRANDWDTAGGLDTSQEGWLARLERLPALAYLVGTVCRQWQHVQTELFARLAADRSLLVERMWQGEDPGALDSVRGDAGDRHAGGRSVSLLHFAGGRSVVYKPKDMRHATAYLDLVRRLNGELSLDLPVRTVLVRSDRGDDGHAASLAADCDSDYGWEELVPHRPVADRGGFARFYRRLGMTVRLVQLLEGRDLWADNLLADGEHPALIDLECLLYPRVQTPPAISPEHHGLLDDLESTVVRTAMAFQPWTPAKQKHALDIGCLSRIGGLEVAPGVPALPLPPYRPVLHTESGTTETADPWEHTDEVVEGYREMHRALHRLRGELASPEGPLAAFRGIWVRYIWRHTWDGYKILSASTSPLALDSGATRETVIAGALQGATTALAGDGDRGDLLEVVLAELDSFRLLDIPFFRSLTSSSSVFTADGREIPGHFRGTGWQRLQQRVAELDDFDLDAHLAVLSGCVDAARGGGERPAPAAARTARATVPTGADLLDHAVRIGDRILADRRGTGWLGQSWYPGTGLRQVEVLSADLVTGTPGLAVLFAELWAATGEPRFHRAAHRTLTAAARLIDPDAPRAFAFAADTRLAGGTPVPGGFAGPGSLIHALARAGSLLGSPELLASAQALVPGALGVAAAAPARPGRPVRTPHPDTPLGSAGLLLNLLRLRRATGPGHAPTEDGIRTLAAAALDHLIADRGADGESEADNGFLDLVPSGADSVAAALARTVAEAPALLASADAVRERLRGHRFATATRAGRLACLDTAVALGAGIVDPAELGALTPPVGARQITGRTTRDLVATAGEALTAAEAGLLHTLPEASDSALPGPFYDGREAAALLVGELIARHDATGSWYSDRAADDRINLGALDGSAAVGLLLLRLLDPATAPLATLR, from the coding sequence ATGCCGCTCGACCTGCAGACCTGGCTCCGCCCCGTCGACGGCGCCACCGCCCCGGCCGACGGCCACCCCGACACCGACGACCCGGCCCCTTCGGCCGAGCAGCTGCTGCCCGGCCCGGCCAGGGGCGACGAACGGCTGCGCGCCCTGGTCGCCGCCGCCGCCCCGTTCGACGAACGGGCCGCCGCCCGCCCGGACGGGACCGCCTTCTTCGCCCCCGACCCGGACGAGGACCGCCGCGCCCGCGGCGCCGCGGTCGACACCTGGCTGCGCCGGGCCGGCGGCCAGCACGGCGGCGCCGCGGTGCTGCTGGAGCACTTCGCCGAGACCGGCCGACCGCTCGGCGACGGCCTGCGCGGGGTCGTCCTCGCCGACCCGGCGAAGCTGCCCGGCTGGGCGCTGGTGCTCGCCGCCTTCCTGCGGACGCTGCCGGTCGCCGCCGGCCCCGGGACGGCCGGGCCCGGCGCCCTCACCGCCGCCTTCGCCGCGGCCGCCGACGCGCTGCTGCCGCACGGCAGCGGCGGCATCCTCGGCGTCCCGGTCACCGACCGGGCCCGCGCCGACCTGGCCGGCACCCTGGTCGCCCGGCTGACCGAGGCCTGCAACCTCTCGTTCTGCCACGAGCTGCAGGCCGCCACCGGCCGCCCGCGCGCCAACGACTGGGACACCGCCGGCGGCCTGGACACCTCCCAGGAGGGCTGGCTGGCCCGGCTGGAGCGGCTGCCCGCGCTGGCGTACCTGGTCGGTACGGTCTGCCGGCAGTGGCAGCACGTGCAGACCGAGCTGTTCGCCCGGCTCGCCGCCGACCGCTCGCTGCTGGTCGAGCGGATGTGGCAGGGCGAGGACCCGGGCGCGCTGGACTCGGTCCGCGGCGACGCGGGCGACCGGCACGCCGGCGGGCGCTCGGTGTCGCTGCTGCACTTCGCCGGCGGCCGGTCCGTGGTCTACAAGCCGAAGGACATGCGGCACGCCACCGCCTACCTGGACCTGGTGCGCCGGCTCAACGGCGAGCTGTCGCTGGACCTCCCGGTGCGTACGGTGCTGGTCCGCAGCGACCGCGGCGACGACGGCCACGCGGCCTCGCTGGCGGCGGACTGCGACAGCGACTACGGCTGGGAGGAGCTCGTCCCGCACCGTCCGGTGGCCGACCGCGGCGGTTTCGCCCGGTTCTACCGCCGGCTCGGCATGACCGTCCGGCTGGTGCAGCTGCTGGAGGGCCGCGACCTGTGGGCCGACAACCTGCTCGCGGACGGCGAGCACCCGGCGCTGATCGACCTGGAGTGCCTGCTCTACCCGCGGGTACAGACCCCGCCGGCGATCAGCCCCGAGCACCACGGCCTGCTGGACGACCTGGAGTCCACCGTGGTGCGGACCGCGATGGCCTTCCAGCCCTGGACCCCGGCCAAGCAGAAGCACGCCCTGGACATCGGCTGCCTGTCCCGGATCGGCGGCCTGGAGGTCGCCCCCGGCGTGCCCGCCCTGCCGCTGCCGCCCTACCGCCCGGTGCTGCACACCGAATCCGGCACCACCGAGACCGCCGACCCGTGGGAGCACACCGACGAGGTCGTCGAGGGCTACCGCGAGATGCACCGGGCGCTGCACCGGCTGCGCGGGGAACTCGCCTCCCCCGAAGGTCCGTTGGCGGCGTTCCGGGGGATCTGGGTGCGCTACATCTGGCGCCACACCTGGGACGGCTACAAGATCCTCTCGGCCTCGACCAGCCCGCTCGCCCTGGACAGCGGCGCGACCCGCGAGACGGTGATCGCCGGCGCGCTGCAGGGCGCCACCACCGCCCTGGCCGGCGACGGCGACCGCGGCGACCTGCTGGAGGTGGTGCTCGCCGAACTCGACTCCTTCCGGCTGCTGGACATCCCCTTCTTCCGCTCGCTGACCTCCTCCTCCTCGGTCTTCACCGCCGACGGCCGGGAGATCCCCGGCCACTTCCGCGGCACCGGTTGGCAGCGCCTGCAGCAGCGGGTCGCCGAACTCGACGACTTCGACCTGGACGCGCACCTCGCCGTCCTCAGCGGCTGCGTGGACGCGGCCCGGGGCGGCGGCGAGCGGCCCGCCCCCGCCGCCGCCCGTACCGCCCGGGCCACCGTGCCGACCGGCGCGGACCTGCTCGACCACGCGGTGCGGATCGGCGACCGGATCCTCGCCGACCGGCGCGGCACCGGCTGGCTCGGCCAGAGCTGGTACCCGGGCACCGGCCTGCGCCAGGTCGAGGTGCTCAGCGCCGACCTGGTCACCGGCACCCCCGGCCTGGCCGTGCTGTTCGCCGAACTCTGGGCCGCGACCGGCGAACCGCGCTTCCACCGCGCCGCCCACCGCACCCTGACCGCCGCCGCCCGGCTGATCGACCCGGACGCCCCGCGGGCCTTCGCCTTCGCCGCCGACACCCGGCTGGCCGGCGGCACGCCCGTCCCCGGCGGCTTCGCCGGCCCCGGCTCGCTCATCCACGCCCTCGCCCGGGCCGGCAGCCTGCTCGGCTCTCCCGAACTCCTCGCCTCCGCCCAGGCCCTGGTGCCCGGCGCGCTCGGCGTCGCCGCCGCCGCGCCGGCCCGCCCCGGCCGCCCCGTGCGCACCCCGCACCCGGACACCCCGCTCGGCAGCGCCGGCCTGCTGCTCAACCTGCTCCGGCTGCGCCGGGCCACCGGCCCCGGCCACGCCCCGACCGAGGACGGCATCCGGACCCTGGCCGCCGCCGCCCTCGACCACCTGATCGCCGACCGGGGCGCCGACGGCGAGAGCGAGGCCGACAACGGCTTCCTCGACCTCGTCCCGTCCGGCGCCGACTCGGTCGCCGCCGCGCTCGCCCGGACCGTCGCCGAGGCGCCCGCCCTGCTGGCGAGCGCCGACGCCGTTCGGGAGCGGCTGCGCGGCCACCGCTTCGCCACCGCCACCCGGGCCGGGCGACTGGCCTGCCTGGACACCGCCGTCGCGCTCGGCGCCGGCATCGTCGACCCCGCCGAACTCGGCGCCCTCACACCGCCGGTGGGAGCCCGGCAGATCACCGGCCGGACCACCAGGGACCTGGTCGCCACCGCCGGGGAGGCACTCACCGCCGCCGAGGCCGGGCTGCTGCACACCCTGCCCGAGGCCTCCGACTCGGCCCTGCCCGGCCCGTTCTACGACGGCCGGGAGGCCGCCGCCCTGCTGGTCGGCGAGCTGATCGCCCGCCACGACGCCACCGGCAGCTGGTACTCCGACCGGGCCGCGGACGACCGGATCAACCTCGGCGCGCTGGACGGCTCGGCGGCCGTCGGCCTGCTGCTGCTGCGCCTGCTCGACCCCGCCACCGCCCCGCTCGCCACCCTGCGCTGA
- a CDS encoding ATP-binding cassette domain-containing protein, giving the protein MSATATRPVTPATPAATTAAATVEANRSALAAAVGALHAGRGRAPAARPVPSHPAEQARAVLLALGLAGEAGQEGAVLPPAVRNSRDPLTVLLRSAGVRHRPVTLPAGADGGGDPTGTAGPMVGFAVADGRPVALVPRPGGGHRRVDPAGAGAGPVTLRTAALLLYRPLPAGDLAPADLARFVLSVPGARLDLGRLAVAGLVSALLGLLIPLSTGVLLPNLLAADRHPVRWLAVLLGSAVLASWLLVIVRNTAAVRLTGRVQSALEPAVWDRLLGHDARFFRDYTTGDLVHRANAVAQARQALSEVLVGAVLGAVFATSGLTVLLLVDPWLGGLLLLAVLAVTGLLLLLGRRRQRHESTVFELHGRLHGVLYGLLLGIDKIQTAGREIQAFARWAVPFAEQKRADAAAQRADAAAGALTAALQPLLLAVLLAGATAAGSTPSGHLMAAGVAAGQVAMALGQVTHAAASAYGIAPVLDRIRPILAEVRPVDGPQELTDPGELRGAVALDQVTFRYPGTAAPALEGVSLHAGPGELVAVVGPSGAGKSTLVRLLLGFERPESGAVRYDGRDLAGLDARLVRRQLGAVLQHGRMLRGSLLENLAGTDTDVTEEQVWEAAELAGIAEELRRLPLGLGTRVGEDAQGFSGGQVQRLLLARALVRRPAVLLLDEATSALDNATQLRVAEAVAGLDRTRVVIAHRLSTIRTADRIHVLSGGRLTASGTYDELLGHDPLFTRLARLQEM; this is encoded by the coding sequence CCCGCGCCGTGCTGCTGGCGCTGGGCCTGGCCGGCGAGGCCGGCCAGGAGGGGGCCGTACTCCCGCCCGCCGTGCGGAACTCCCGTGACCCGCTGACCGTACTGCTGCGGTCGGCCGGGGTGCGGCACCGCCCGGTGACGCTGCCCGCGGGGGCGGACGGCGGCGGGGACCCGACCGGGACGGCCGGCCCGATGGTGGGGTTCGCGGTGGCGGACGGCCGCCCGGTGGCGCTGGTGCCGCGCCCGGGCGGCGGGCACCGCCGGGTCGACCCGGCCGGCGCCGGGGCCGGCCCGGTCACCCTGCGGACGGCGGCGCTGCTGCTCTACCGGCCGCTGCCCGCGGGGGACCTGGCACCGGCGGATCTCGCCCGCTTCGTGCTCTCGGTTCCGGGGGCCCGGCTGGACCTGGGCCGGCTGGCTGTGGCCGGCCTGGTGTCCGCGCTGCTCGGGCTGCTGATCCCGCTGAGCACGGGGGTGCTGCTGCCGAACCTGCTGGCGGCGGACCGGCACCCGGTCCGCTGGCTGGCGGTGCTGCTCGGTTCGGCGGTGCTGGCGTCCTGGCTGCTGGTGATCGTCCGCAACACCGCCGCCGTCCGGCTGACCGGGCGGGTGCAGAGCGCTCTGGAACCGGCTGTCTGGGACCGTCTGCTCGGTCACGACGCCCGGTTCTTCCGCGACTACACCACGGGTGACCTGGTGCATCGCGCCAACGCGGTCGCCCAGGCCCGGCAAGCGCTGTCCGAGGTGCTGGTCGGCGCGGTGCTGGGGGCGGTGTTCGCCACCTCGGGGCTCACCGTCCTGCTGCTGGTGGATCCCTGGCTCGGCGGGCTGCTGCTGCTCGCCGTGCTGGCGGTGACCGGGTTGCTGCTCCTGCTCGGTCGCCGCCGCCAGCGCCACGAGAGCACGGTGTTCGAACTGCACGGCCGGCTGCACGGCGTGCTGTACGGGCTGCTGCTCGGCATCGACAAGATCCAGACGGCGGGCCGGGAGATCCAGGCCTTCGCCCGGTGGGCGGTGCCGTTCGCCGAGCAGAAGCGGGCCGACGCCGCCGCCCAGCGGGCCGACGCCGCGGCCGGCGCGCTCACCGCCGCCCTCCAACCGCTGCTGCTGGCGGTGCTGCTGGCGGGGGCGACGGCCGCCGGTTCGACGCCCTCGGGCCACCTGATGGCGGCCGGTGTGGCGGCCGGCCAGGTCGCCATGGCACTCGGCCAGGTGACCCACGCCGCGGCCAGCGCCTACGGCATCGCGCCGGTGCTGGACCGGATCCGGCCGATCCTGGCCGAGGTCCGGCCGGTGGACGGGCCGCAGGAGCTCACCGACCCGGGCGAGCTGCGCGGGGCGGTCGCCCTGGACCAGGTGACCTTCCGCTACCCGGGGACGGCCGCGCCCGCGCTCGAAGGTGTCTCGCTGCACGCCGGTCCGGGCGAACTGGTCGCGGTGGTCGGCCCGTCCGGGGCCGGCAAGTCCACGCTGGTGCGGCTGCTGCTCGGCTTCGAGCGGCCGGAGTCCGGCGCCGTCCGGTACGACGGCCGCGACCTGGCCGGCCTGGACGCCCGGCTGGTGCGGCGCCAGCTGGGCGCCGTCCTGCAGCACGGCCGGATGCTGCGCGGCTCGCTGCTGGAGAACCTGGCCGGCACCGACACCGACGTGACCGAGGAGCAGGTCTGGGAGGCCGCCGAACTGGCCGGCATCGCCGAGGAGCTGCGCCGGCTGCCGCTCGGCCTCGGCACCCGGGTGGGGGAGGACGCCCAGGGCTTCTCGGGCGGCCAGGTGCAGCGCCTGCTGCTGGCGCGCGCCCTGGTCCGACGGCCCGCCGTCCTGCTGCTGGACGAGGCCACCTCCGCCCTGGACAACGCGACCCAGCTGCGGGTCGCCGAGGCCGTCGCGGGACTGGATCGCACCCGCGTGGTGATCGCCCACCGACTGAGCACCATCCGCACCGCCGACCGTATCCACGTGCTCTCCGGCGGCCGCCTGACGGCCTCCGGCACCTACGACGAACTACTCGGCCACGACCCGCTGTTCACCCGACTCGCCCGACTCCAGGAGATGTGA